The following are from one region of the Magallana gigas chromosome 4, xbMagGiga1.1, whole genome shotgun sequence genome:
- the LOC105344682 gene encoding sugar phosphate exchanger 3 isoform X4 has translation MANCTNYTHHHVAVFLLTFLSYAFFHATRKTFSNVKSTISDEWSPSFHNDTVNYTKPDHIWNSRHLFNSRKDAEPYLGVLDAVFMISYAVGLYISGMIGDRLNMRLVLSFGMCSSAVMVFVFGVVFEWAHFYNKYVYVIIWILNGLLQSMGWPTVVAIMGNWFGRHSRGLVLGIWSACASVGNIIGAFLVSGVLDYGYDYAFLLTSSVLFAGGVINFFGLVSTPKEIGLSLPDEDSTVHPKEYSVVINEGESNGNLSDDGDDPSRLINNRGVIDDEDAPLLNPVVTRSDSVLSDDRPTAISFCSALCLPGVALYALAYACLKLVNYSFFFWLPYYLHNKYGWKETVADDISIWYDVGGIIGGTIFGFVSDRFQHRSVIVIPMLLLGIPALFIYNSDLSSTLTMNGLLMAVVGFFIGGVANLVSAAISADLGKQGPVQGNSEALATVTGIVDGTGSVGAAIGQILVPLIQDGLGWKSVFYLFMLMTLLTALCILPLFIREVRDLCRQKRVRFSWYKGVSSVPTHRAGGPGVQDSDQYFD, from the exons ATGGCGAATTGCACGAACTACACACATCATCATGTCGCAGTGTTTCTGCTCACGTTCCTAAG CTATGCATTTTTTCATGCAACAAGAAAGACTTTCAGCAATGTGAAGTCCACAATCTCAGACGAATGGAGTCCATCTTTTCACAATGACACAGTTAACTACACCAAACCTGATCAT atCTGGAACTCTCGCCATTTATTCAACTCCAGGAAAGATGCTGAGCCGTACCTTGGTGTGTTAGATGCTGTCTTTATGATTTCATACGCAGTG GGGCTGTACATTAGTGGGATGATAGGAGACAG gCTGAATATGCGATTGGTGCTGTCTTTTGGAATGTGTTCATCTGCAGTAATG GTATTTGTGTTTGGAGTGGTGTTTGAGTGGGCTCACTTCTACAACAAGTATGTCTACGTCATCATCTGGATCCTGAACGGTCTCCTTCAGTCCATGGGGTGGCCGACGGTGGTCGCTATCATGGGGAACTGGTTTGGTCGACACAG CCGTGGTCTGGTGCTTGGTATATGGAGTGCGTGTGCGTCGGTCGGTAACATCATCGGAGCCTTCCTGGTGTCAGGGGTGCTGGACTATGGATACGAC tatgcTTTCCTGCTGACATCGTCTGTGTTGTTTGCTGGTGGGGTCATAAATTTCTTTGGACTTGTCAGTACACCAAAGGAAATAG GCCTCTCTCTCCCTGATGAAGACAGTACCGTCCATCCCAAGGAGTACAGCGTCGTGATCAATGAAGGGGAGTCAAACG GGAACCTGTCAGATGATGGTGATGATCCGAGTCGTCTGATAAACAACAGGGGGGTCATTGATGACGAAGACG CCCCTCTTCTGAACCCCGTGGTGACCCGCTCGGACTCCGTCCTCTCGGACGACCGACCGACGGCCATCAGCTTCTGCAGCGCCCTCTGTCTGCCCGGTGTAGCTCTG TATGCTTTGGCCTATGCCTGCCTGAAGCTTGTGAACTACTCCTTCTTTTTCTGGCTGCCCTACTACCTCCACAATAAATACGGGTGGAAGGAGACGGTGGCCGATGATATCTCCATCTGGTACGATGTGGGCGGCATCATAG gtgGGACGATATTTGGATTTGTATCT GATCGCTTCCAGCATAGGAGTGTCATAGTTATTCCCATGCTCCTCCTTGGCATTCCAGCTCTCTTCATATACA ACTCTGATCTAAGCAGCACTCTGACCATGAACGGTCTACTGATGGCAGTGGTGGGGTTCTTCATTGGGGGCGTGGCTAACCTGGTCAGTGCCGCCATTTCTGCCGACCTTG GTAAGCAGGGCCCTGTCCAGGGTAACAGTGAGGCCCTGGCCACCGTGACTGGTATCGTGGACGGGACAGGAAGTGTCGGCGCCGCCATTGGGCAG atattgGTGCCATTGATACAAGATGGACTGGGATGGAAGTCtgttttctatctttttatgtTAATG ACACTTCTGACAGCTCTGTGTATTCTTCCACTGTTCATCAGAGAAGTGAGAGACCTGTGTAGGCAGAAGAGGGTCCGCTTCTCCTGGTACAAGGGTGTGTCATCAGTCCCCACCCACAGGGCAGGCGGCCCAGGGGTTCAGGACTCGGATCAGTATTTCGACTGA
- the LOC105344682 gene encoding sugar phosphate exchanger 3 isoform X1, whose protein sequence is MANCTNYTHHHVAVFLLTFLSYAFFHATRKTFSNVKSTISDEWSPSFHNDTVNYTKPDHIWNSRHLFNSRKDAEPYLGVLDAVFMISYAVGLYISGMIGDRLNMRLVLSFGMCSSAVMVFVFGVVFEWAHFYNKYVYVIIWILNGLLQSMGWPTVVAIMGNWFGRHSRGLVLGIWSACASVGNIIGAFLVSGVLDYGYDYAFLLTSSVLFAGGVINFFGLVSTPKEIGLSLPDEDSTVHPKEYSVVINEGESNESINIPHVSNNQGNLSDDGDDPSRLINNRGVIDDEDELEFSSEAPLLNPVVTRSDSVLSDDRPTAISFCSALCLPGVALYALAYACLKLVNYSFFFWLPYYLHNKYGWKETVADDISIWYDVGGIIGGTIFGFVSDRFQHRSVIVIPMLLLGIPALFIYNSDLSSTLTMNGLLMAVVGFFIGGVANLVSAAISADLGKQGPVQGNSEALATVTGIVDGTGSVGAAIGQILVPLIQDGLGWKSVFYLFMLMTLLTALCILPLFIREVRDLCRQKRVRFSWYKGVSSVPTHRAGGPGVQDSDQYFD, encoded by the exons ATGGCGAATTGCACGAACTACACACATCATCATGTCGCAGTGTTTCTGCTCACGTTCCTAAG CTATGCATTTTTTCATGCAACAAGAAAGACTTTCAGCAATGTGAAGTCCACAATCTCAGACGAATGGAGTCCATCTTTTCACAATGACACAGTTAACTACACCAAACCTGATCAT atCTGGAACTCTCGCCATTTATTCAACTCCAGGAAAGATGCTGAGCCGTACCTTGGTGTGTTAGATGCTGTCTTTATGATTTCATACGCAGTG GGGCTGTACATTAGTGGGATGATAGGAGACAG gCTGAATATGCGATTGGTGCTGTCTTTTGGAATGTGTTCATCTGCAGTAATG GTATTTGTGTTTGGAGTGGTGTTTGAGTGGGCTCACTTCTACAACAAGTATGTCTACGTCATCATCTGGATCCTGAACGGTCTCCTTCAGTCCATGGGGTGGCCGACGGTGGTCGCTATCATGGGGAACTGGTTTGGTCGACACAG CCGTGGTCTGGTGCTTGGTATATGGAGTGCGTGTGCGTCGGTCGGTAACATCATCGGAGCCTTCCTGGTGTCAGGGGTGCTGGACTATGGATACGAC tatgcTTTCCTGCTGACATCGTCTGTGTTGTTTGCTGGTGGGGTCATAAATTTCTTTGGACTTGTCAGTACACCAAAGGAAATAG GCCTCTCTCTCCCTGATGAAGACAGTACCGTCCATCCCAAGGAGTACAGCGTCGTGATCAATGAAGGGGAGTCAAACG agTCCATTAATATTCCCCATGTAAGCAACAATCAAG GGAACCTGTCAGATGATGGTGATGATCCGAGTCGTCTGATAAACAACAGGGGGGTCATTGATGACGAAGACG AATTGGAGTTTTCTTCAGAAG CCCCTCTTCTGAACCCCGTGGTGACCCGCTCGGACTCCGTCCTCTCGGACGACCGACCGACGGCCATCAGCTTCTGCAGCGCCCTCTGTCTGCCCGGTGTAGCTCTG TATGCTTTGGCCTATGCCTGCCTGAAGCTTGTGAACTACTCCTTCTTTTTCTGGCTGCCCTACTACCTCCACAATAAATACGGGTGGAAGGAGACGGTGGCCGATGATATCTCCATCTGGTACGATGTGGGCGGCATCATAG gtgGGACGATATTTGGATTTGTATCT GATCGCTTCCAGCATAGGAGTGTCATAGTTATTCCCATGCTCCTCCTTGGCATTCCAGCTCTCTTCATATACA ACTCTGATCTAAGCAGCACTCTGACCATGAACGGTCTACTGATGGCAGTGGTGGGGTTCTTCATTGGGGGCGTGGCTAACCTGGTCAGTGCCGCCATTTCTGCCGACCTTG GTAAGCAGGGCCCTGTCCAGGGTAACAGTGAGGCCCTGGCCACCGTGACTGGTATCGTGGACGGGACAGGAAGTGTCGGCGCCGCCATTGGGCAG atattgGTGCCATTGATACAAGATGGACTGGGATGGAAGTCtgttttctatctttttatgtTAATG ACACTTCTGACAGCTCTGTGTATTCTTCCACTGTTCATCAGAGAAGTGAGAGACCTGTGTAGGCAGAAGAGGGTCCGCTTCTCCTGGTACAAGGGTGTGTCATCAGTCCCCACCCACAGGGCAGGCGGCCCAGGGGTTCAGGACTCGGATCAGTATTTCGACTGA
- the LOC105344682 gene encoding sugar phosphate exchanger 3 isoform X2: MANCTNYTHHHVAVFLLTFLSYAFFHATRKTFSNVKSTISDEWSPSFHNDTVNYTKPDHIWNSRHLFNSRKDAEPYLGVLDAVFMISYAVGLYISGMIGDRLNMRLVLSFGMCSSAVMVFVFGVVFEWAHFYNKYVYVIIWILNGLLQSMGWPTVVAIMGNWFGRHSRGLVLGIWSACASVGNIIGAFLVSGVLDYGYDYAFLLTSSVLFAGGVINFFGLVSTPKEIGLSLPDEDSTVHPKEYSVVINEGESNESINIPHVSNNQGNLSDDGDDPSRLINNRGVIDDEDAPLLNPVVTRSDSVLSDDRPTAISFCSALCLPGVALYALAYACLKLVNYSFFFWLPYYLHNKYGWKETVADDISIWYDVGGIIGGTIFGFVSDRFQHRSVIVIPMLLLGIPALFIYNSDLSSTLTMNGLLMAVVGFFIGGVANLVSAAISADLGKQGPVQGNSEALATVTGIVDGTGSVGAAIGQILVPLIQDGLGWKSVFYLFMLMTLLTALCILPLFIREVRDLCRQKRVRFSWYKGVSSVPTHRAGGPGVQDSDQYFD; the protein is encoded by the exons ATGGCGAATTGCACGAACTACACACATCATCATGTCGCAGTGTTTCTGCTCACGTTCCTAAG CTATGCATTTTTTCATGCAACAAGAAAGACTTTCAGCAATGTGAAGTCCACAATCTCAGACGAATGGAGTCCATCTTTTCACAATGACACAGTTAACTACACCAAACCTGATCAT atCTGGAACTCTCGCCATTTATTCAACTCCAGGAAAGATGCTGAGCCGTACCTTGGTGTGTTAGATGCTGTCTTTATGATTTCATACGCAGTG GGGCTGTACATTAGTGGGATGATAGGAGACAG gCTGAATATGCGATTGGTGCTGTCTTTTGGAATGTGTTCATCTGCAGTAATG GTATTTGTGTTTGGAGTGGTGTTTGAGTGGGCTCACTTCTACAACAAGTATGTCTACGTCATCATCTGGATCCTGAACGGTCTCCTTCAGTCCATGGGGTGGCCGACGGTGGTCGCTATCATGGGGAACTGGTTTGGTCGACACAG CCGTGGTCTGGTGCTTGGTATATGGAGTGCGTGTGCGTCGGTCGGTAACATCATCGGAGCCTTCCTGGTGTCAGGGGTGCTGGACTATGGATACGAC tatgcTTTCCTGCTGACATCGTCTGTGTTGTTTGCTGGTGGGGTCATAAATTTCTTTGGACTTGTCAGTACACCAAAGGAAATAG GCCTCTCTCTCCCTGATGAAGACAGTACCGTCCATCCCAAGGAGTACAGCGTCGTGATCAATGAAGGGGAGTCAAACG agTCCATTAATATTCCCCATGTAAGCAACAATCAAG GGAACCTGTCAGATGATGGTGATGATCCGAGTCGTCTGATAAACAACAGGGGGGTCATTGATGACGAAGACG CCCCTCTTCTGAACCCCGTGGTGACCCGCTCGGACTCCGTCCTCTCGGACGACCGACCGACGGCCATCAGCTTCTGCAGCGCCCTCTGTCTGCCCGGTGTAGCTCTG TATGCTTTGGCCTATGCCTGCCTGAAGCTTGTGAACTACTCCTTCTTTTTCTGGCTGCCCTACTACCTCCACAATAAATACGGGTGGAAGGAGACGGTGGCCGATGATATCTCCATCTGGTACGATGTGGGCGGCATCATAG gtgGGACGATATTTGGATTTGTATCT GATCGCTTCCAGCATAGGAGTGTCATAGTTATTCCCATGCTCCTCCTTGGCATTCCAGCTCTCTTCATATACA ACTCTGATCTAAGCAGCACTCTGACCATGAACGGTCTACTGATGGCAGTGGTGGGGTTCTTCATTGGGGGCGTGGCTAACCTGGTCAGTGCCGCCATTTCTGCCGACCTTG GTAAGCAGGGCCCTGTCCAGGGTAACAGTGAGGCCCTGGCCACCGTGACTGGTATCGTGGACGGGACAGGAAGTGTCGGCGCCGCCATTGGGCAG atattgGTGCCATTGATACAAGATGGACTGGGATGGAAGTCtgttttctatctttttatgtTAATG ACACTTCTGACAGCTCTGTGTATTCTTCCACTGTTCATCAGAGAAGTGAGAGACCTGTGTAGGCAGAAGAGGGTCCGCTTCTCCTGGTACAAGGGTGTGTCATCAGTCCCCACCCACAGGGCAGGCGGCCCAGGGGTTCAGGACTCGGATCAGTATTTCGACTGA
- the LOC105344682 gene encoding sugar phosphate exchanger 3 isoform X3 — MANCTNYTHHHVAVFLLTFLSYAFFHATRKTFSNVKSTISDEWSPSFHNDTVNYTKPDHIWNSRHLFNSRKDAEPYLGVLDAVFMISYAVGLYISGMIGDRLNMRLVLSFGMCSSAVMVFVFGVVFEWAHFYNKYVYVIIWILNGLLQSMGWPTVVAIMGNWFGRHSRGLVLGIWSACASVGNIIGAFLVSGVLDYGYDYAFLLTSSVLFAGGVINFFGLVSTPKEIGLSLPDEDSTVHPKEYSVVINEGESNGNLSDDGDDPSRLINNRGVIDDEDELEFSSEAPLLNPVVTRSDSVLSDDRPTAISFCSALCLPGVALYALAYACLKLVNYSFFFWLPYYLHNKYGWKETVADDISIWYDVGGIIGGTIFGFVSDRFQHRSVIVIPMLLLGIPALFIYNSDLSSTLTMNGLLMAVVGFFIGGVANLVSAAISADLGKQGPVQGNSEALATVTGIVDGTGSVGAAIGQILVPLIQDGLGWKSVFYLFMLMTLLTALCILPLFIREVRDLCRQKRVRFSWYKGVSSVPTHRAGGPGVQDSDQYFD; from the exons ATGGCGAATTGCACGAACTACACACATCATCATGTCGCAGTGTTTCTGCTCACGTTCCTAAG CTATGCATTTTTTCATGCAACAAGAAAGACTTTCAGCAATGTGAAGTCCACAATCTCAGACGAATGGAGTCCATCTTTTCACAATGACACAGTTAACTACACCAAACCTGATCAT atCTGGAACTCTCGCCATTTATTCAACTCCAGGAAAGATGCTGAGCCGTACCTTGGTGTGTTAGATGCTGTCTTTATGATTTCATACGCAGTG GGGCTGTACATTAGTGGGATGATAGGAGACAG gCTGAATATGCGATTGGTGCTGTCTTTTGGAATGTGTTCATCTGCAGTAATG GTATTTGTGTTTGGAGTGGTGTTTGAGTGGGCTCACTTCTACAACAAGTATGTCTACGTCATCATCTGGATCCTGAACGGTCTCCTTCAGTCCATGGGGTGGCCGACGGTGGTCGCTATCATGGGGAACTGGTTTGGTCGACACAG CCGTGGTCTGGTGCTTGGTATATGGAGTGCGTGTGCGTCGGTCGGTAACATCATCGGAGCCTTCCTGGTGTCAGGGGTGCTGGACTATGGATACGAC tatgcTTTCCTGCTGACATCGTCTGTGTTGTTTGCTGGTGGGGTCATAAATTTCTTTGGACTTGTCAGTACACCAAAGGAAATAG GCCTCTCTCTCCCTGATGAAGACAGTACCGTCCATCCCAAGGAGTACAGCGTCGTGATCAATGAAGGGGAGTCAAACG GGAACCTGTCAGATGATGGTGATGATCCGAGTCGTCTGATAAACAACAGGGGGGTCATTGATGACGAAGACG AATTGGAGTTTTCTTCAGAAG CCCCTCTTCTGAACCCCGTGGTGACCCGCTCGGACTCCGTCCTCTCGGACGACCGACCGACGGCCATCAGCTTCTGCAGCGCCCTCTGTCTGCCCGGTGTAGCTCTG TATGCTTTGGCCTATGCCTGCCTGAAGCTTGTGAACTACTCCTTCTTTTTCTGGCTGCCCTACTACCTCCACAATAAATACGGGTGGAAGGAGACGGTGGCCGATGATATCTCCATCTGGTACGATGTGGGCGGCATCATAG gtgGGACGATATTTGGATTTGTATCT GATCGCTTCCAGCATAGGAGTGTCATAGTTATTCCCATGCTCCTCCTTGGCATTCCAGCTCTCTTCATATACA ACTCTGATCTAAGCAGCACTCTGACCATGAACGGTCTACTGATGGCAGTGGTGGGGTTCTTCATTGGGGGCGTGGCTAACCTGGTCAGTGCCGCCATTTCTGCCGACCTTG GTAAGCAGGGCCCTGTCCAGGGTAACAGTGAGGCCCTGGCCACCGTGACTGGTATCGTGGACGGGACAGGAAGTGTCGGCGCCGCCATTGGGCAG atattgGTGCCATTGATACAAGATGGACTGGGATGGAAGTCtgttttctatctttttatgtTAATG ACACTTCTGACAGCTCTGTGTATTCTTCCACTGTTCATCAGAGAAGTGAGAGACCTGTGTAGGCAGAAGAGGGTCCGCTTCTCCTGGTACAAGGGTGTGTCATCAGTCCCCACCCACAGGGCAGGCGGCCCAGGGGTTCAGGACTCGGATCAGTATTTCGACTGA